The following are encoded together in the Paraburkholderia sp. BL10I2N1 genome:
- a CDS encoding branched-chain amino acid ABC transporter substrate-binding protein: MNRRYWLLSLAVCALGAQIPSSWAADPEVVKIGFAGPLTGPVARVGKDLQFGAQLALDEENAKHPTIGGKPVKFVLDVQDDQADPRVAIQVAQKLVDDGVVGVIGHYNSGCSIPASAVYHQASVAMITPGSTNPALTKQGFKNVFRTMGHDGVGGVVAGHFVVEQMKAKRIGIIDDRTAFGQGLADAFEKGVKEANGNVVDREFTNDKAVDFRAILTTLKSKNVDVIFFGGLDEQGAMLVKQMRSLGINAQLFGAGALKSAAFLQIAGASGEKTQDLEPGPALDKLPAAQEFGKRYKARFNQDVELYAPFAYDAALAMTRAIEDANSLDRQKIVDSLAKVSVTGVTGKISFDPYGDLIKPPYTLFEVEQGQWKSLRTIGGT; encoded by the coding sequence ATGAATCGCCGCTATTGGCTTTTGAGTCTCGCAGTCTGCGCACTGGGCGCGCAGATACCTTCGTCCTGGGCCGCCGATCCCGAGGTCGTCAAGATTGGTTTCGCCGGGCCATTGACGGGTCCTGTCGCGCGGGTCGGCAAGGATCTGCAATTCGGCGCGCAACTGGCGCTCGATGAGGAGAACGCGAAGCATCCGACAATCGGCGGCAAGCCGGTCAAGTTCGTGCTCGACGTGCAGGACGATCAGGCGGACCCGCGTGTGGCAATCCAGGTCGCCCAGAAGCTGGTTGACGATGGGGTGGTGGGCGTGATCGGCCACTACAACTCGGGATGCAGTATTCCGGCATCGGCGGTCTACCACCAGGCGAGTGTCGCGATGATCACGCCGGGCTCGACCAACCCCGCGCTCACGAAGCAGGGCTTCAAGAACGTGTTCCGGACCATGGGCCATGACGGCGTCGGCGGCGTGGTCGCGGGCCACTTTGTGGTCGAACAGATGAAGGCGAAGCGCATCGGCATCATCGACGACCGGACGGCGTTCGGGCAGGGTCTCGCCGACGCGTTCGAGAAGGGCGTGAAGGAAGCGAACGGCAACGTCGTCGATCGCGAATTCACGAACGACAAGGCGGTCGACTTCCGCGCGATTCTGACGACGCTCAAGAGCAAGAACGTCGACGTGATCTTCTTCGGCGGTCTGGACGAGCAGGGGGCCATGCTCGTCAAACAGATGCGCTCGCTCGGGATCAACGCGCAACTGTTCGGCGCGGGCGCGCTCAAGAGCGCCGCGTTCCTGCAGATCGCGGGCGCGTCGGGAGAGAAGACCCAGGATCTGGAGCCGGGTCCGGCGCTGGACAAGCTGCCCGCGGCGCAGGAGTTCGGCAAGCGTTACAAGGCGCGCTTCAATCAGGACGTCGAGCTGTACGCCCCGTTCGCCTACGACGCGGCACTCGCGATGACCAGGGCCATCGAGGACGCGAATTCGCTTGACCGTCAGAAAATCGTCGACAGTCTCGCGAAGGTTTCGGTGACGGGTGTGACCGGCAAGATCTCGTTCGACCCGTACGGCGACCTGATCAAGCCGCCTTATACGCTGTTCGAAGTCGAGCAGGGGCAATGGAAGAGTCTGCGGACGATCGGCGGAACCTGA
- a CDS encoding inorganic phosphate transporter produces the protein MPELSYPRTEAATGRGRSISLIVFLGVIAVGAFYVATHLIDDLQPFRQGSYFPYFLLGIALLIALGFEFVNGFHDTANAVATVIYTHSLTPNLAVVWSGAWNFLGVLTSSGAVAFGILQLLPVELILQVGSSAGFAMVFALLIAAIIWNLGTWYFGLPSSSSHTLIGSIIGVGLMNQLLHGASGTSGVDWSQALGVGKSLLFSPIVGFLLAGLLLLILKAVVRVPALYAEPVGKEPPPFWIRCLLILTCTGVSFAHGSNDGQKGMGLIMLILIGTVPTAYALNKAVTPAETQTFLAVAQQAAAVLDRYTNGAPMSTDPRADVEAFVRTRELTPATVPALKQLTLQIGQQVGASGSMANVPRDIVDNVRNNMYVASEAIRLMTKAKQPAFAPDDFKAIDNFRHQTDHATKFIPTWVKVAVAIALGLGTMVGWKRIVVTVGEKIGKQHLTYGQGASAELVAMVTIGAADMYGLPVSTTHVLSSGVAGTMAANGSGLQWNTVRSLVMAWVLTLPVSIALSAGLYWLFRQLF, from the coding sequence ATGCCAGAACTCTCATACCCGCGAACGGAAGCAGCAACCGGGCGAGGCCGCAGCATCAGCCTCATCGTCTTTCTGGGTGTGATCGCTGTCGGCGCCTTCTATGTCGCCACGCATCTGATCGACGATCTGCAGCCATTCCGCCAGGGTTCGTACTTCCCGTACTTCCTGCTCGGCATCGCGCTCCTGATCGCCTTGGGCTTCGAGTTCGTCAACGGCTTCCACGACACCGCCAACGCCGTCGCCACCGTGATCTACACCCATTCGCTGACGCCTAACCTGGCGGTTGTCTGGTCCGGCGCATGGAATTTTCTCGGCGTGCTGACGTCGAGCGGCGCGGTCGCCTTCGGCATCCTGCAGTTGCTGCCGGTCGAACTGATTCTGCAGGTCGGCAGCAGTGCAGGCTTCGCGATGGTGTTCGCGCTCCTGATCGCCGCGATCATCTGGAATCTCGGTACCTGGTATTTCGGCCTCCCGTCGTCCAGTTCGCACACGCTGATCGGTTCGATCATCGGCGTCGGCCTCATGAACCAGTTGCTGCACGGCGCGTCGGGCACGAGCGGAGTCGACTGGAGCCAGGCGCTCGGCGTCGGCAAGTCGCTGCTGTTCTCGCCAATTGTCGGCTTTCTGCTGGCCGGCCTGCTGCTGCTGATCCTCAAGGCGGTCGTGCGCGTGCCGGCGCTCTATGCCGAACCGGTCGGCAAGGAGCCGCCGCCGTTCTGGATCCGCTGCCTGCTGATCCTGACCTGCACGGGTGTTTCGTTTGCCCACGGCTCGAACGACGGCCAGAAAGGCATGGGCCTCATCATGCTGATCCTGATCGGTACGGTGCCCACCGCCTACGCGCTGAACAAGGCCGTCACGCCCGCCGAAACGCAAACCTTCCTCGCCGTCGCGCAGCAGGCCGCTGCGGTGCTCGACCGCTACACAAACGGCGCGCCGATGTCGACCGATCCGCGTGCCGATGTCGAAGCCTTCGTGCGCACCCGCGAACTCACGCCCGCGACCGTGCCGGCGTTGAAACAGCTGACGCTCCAGATCGGCCAGCAGGTCGGTGCGTCCGGTTCGATGGCCAACGTCCCGAGAGACATCGTCGACAACGTGCGCAACAACATGTATGTCGCATCCGAAGCGATCCGCCTGATGACGAAAGCGAAGCAACCCGCGTTCGCCCCGGACGACTTCAAGGCCATCGACAACTTCCGGCACCAGACCGATCACGCGACCAAGTTCATTCCGACGTGGGTGAAAGTGGCGGTCGCGATTGCACTCGGGCTCGGCACGATGGTCGGCTGGAAGCGGATCGTCGTGACGGTCGGGGAGAAGATCGGCAAGCAGCATCTGACCTACGGCCAGGGGGCATCGGCGGAACTGGTCGCGATGGTGACGATTGGCGCGGCCGACATGTACGGATTGCCGGTGTCGACGACGCACGTGCTGTCCTCGGGCGTGGCGGGCACGATGGCCGCCAACGGCTCCGGTCTGCAATGGAACACCGTGCGCAGCCTCGTCATGGCATGGGTGCTGACGTTGCCGGTGTCGATCGCGCTGTCGGCTGGACTTTACTGGCTGTTCCGCCAGCTTTTCTAG
- the aldA gene encoding aldehyde dehydrogenase, translated as MRLDRNFVSGQFIEPATDELIPVYNPATEALIAQVSGASKAEAVAAVEAAATAQKGWRKLPSTERGAYLQKLADALTECAPAIGAALAQESGKSVADATSEAVYAGQITRYHAEWARRIEGEVIPSDTPDENLVLHREPIGVVACLIPFNFPVYTLMRKIAPALITGNTVIVRPSNNTPTSAFEIAKAVAQAGLPAGVVNILAMSHATAEAVCTHPAVGMITLTGSVGAGRKVLEYCKANIAKPSLELGGKTPAIIEPDADLEKAARDLVASKTTHCGQLCTAIERVYVHESVHERFVALLKEHMSAVKSGDRSENAGWMGPLVNESSRHSIHAMVERAVAAGARIETGGKLPEGKGFFYPATLLSNCRQDMEIIQEETFGPIMPVVKYRTLDEALEMANDHQFGLSSVLYSENYRNTMKVANNIEAGELYVNRTPADPYQGFHAGWKRSGLGGDDGKHGMLEFTQTRLVVMKY; from the coding sequence ATGCGACTCGATCGGAATTTCGTCAGCGGCCAGTTCATCGAACCCGCAACCGATGAACTCATCCCCGTCTACAACCCCGCCACCGAAGCGTTGATCGCGCAGGTTTCCGGCGCCTCGAAGGCCGAAGCCGTCGCCGCAGTCGAAGCCGCGGCGACCGCGCAGAAGGGCTGGCGCAAACTGCCGTCCACCGAACGCGGCGCTTATCTGCAGAAGCTGGCCGACGCGCTGACGGAATGCGCGCCCGCCATCGGCGCGGCGCTGGCGCAGGAATCGGGCAAGAGCGTCGCCGATGCGACCAGCGAGGCGGTCTACGCTGGCCAGATCACCCGCTACCACGCTGAATGGGCGCGCCGGATCGAAGGCGAAGTCATCCCCAGCGACACCCCTGACGAAAACCTTGTGCTGCATCGTGAGCCGATCGGCGTCGTCGCGTGCCTGATTCCATTCAATTTCCCGGTGTACACGCTGATGCGCAAGATTGCGCCTGCGTTGATCACCGGCAATACAGTGATCGTGCGCCCGAGCAACAACACGCCGACATCCGCGTTCGAAATTGCGAAGGCTGTGGCGCAGGCGGGATTGCCGGCTGGCGTCGTGAACATTCTCGCGATGAGCCATGCGACGGCCGAAGCAGTCTGCACGCATCCGGCAGTCGGCATGATCACGCTCACGGGCAGCGTCGGTGCGGGCCGCAAGGTGCTCGAATACTGCAAGGCGAATATTGCAAAGCCGTCGCTCGAACTGGGCGGCAAGACGCCCGCGATCATCGAGCCGGATGCCGATCTGGAGAAGGCCGCGCGCGATCTCGTGGCCTCGAAGACCACGCATTGCGGCCAGCTGTGCACGGCCATCGAACGCGTCTATGTGCACGAGAGCGTGCATGAGCGCTTCGTCGCGCTGCTCAAGGAACACATGAGCGCCGTGAAATCCGGCGACCGCAGCGAAAACGCAGGCTGGATGGGGCCGCTCGTCAACGAGTCGTCGCGTCATTCGATTCACGCGATGGTGGAGCGTGCAGTCGCGGCGGGCGCGAGGATCGAAACGGGCGGCAAGCTGCCCGAAGGCAAGGGCTTCTTCTATCCGGCGACGCTGCTGTCGAACTGCCGCCAGGACATGGAGATCATCCAGGAAGAAACCTTCGGCCCGATCATGCCCGTCGTCAAATACCGCACGCTCGACGAAGCGCTGGAGATGGCCAATGATCACCAGTTCGGCCTGTCGTCGGTGCTGTACAGCGAAAACTATCGCAACACGATGAAGGTGGCGAACAACATCGAAGCGGGCGAACTGTATGTGAACCGCACGCCGGCCGATCCGTATCAGGGCTTCCATGCAGGCTGGAAACGCTCCGGCCTCGGCGGCGACGACGGCAAGCACGGCATGCTCGAATTCACGCAGACCCGTCTCGTCGTCATGAAGTACTGA
- a CDS encoding VOC family protein, with product MNPTSGQAEPLIESLSAITLATHDMARAVPFYEALGFPRKFGGPDEAFTSFAFGMSFLNLIADTRGPINWWGRVIVYVSDVDGVYQKALAAGLRPEFPPSDAPWGERYFHIVDPDGHELSFARPLRV from the coding sequence ATGAACCCGACATCCGGCCAGGCCGAGCCGCTCATCGAATCGCTGAGCGCGATCACACTCGCCACACACGATATGGCGCGCGCCGTGCCGTTTTACGAGGCCTTGGGTTTTCCGCGCAAGTTTGGCGGCCCAGATGAGGCCTTTACATCGTTTGCCTTTGGCATGTCGTTTCTGAACCTGATTGCCGACACGCGCGGCCCGATCAACTGGTGGGGCCGGGTGATCGTGTACGTGTCCGACGTCGATGGCGTCTACCAGAAAGCGCTGGCTGCCGGCTTGCGGCCGGAGTTTCCGCCTTCGGACGCGCCATGGGGCGAACGCTACTTCCATATCGTCGATCCGGATGGCCACGAGCTGAGCTTCGCGCGGCCGTTGCGCGTTTAA
- a CDS encoding FAD-dependent oxidoreductase produces MAEVAIVGAGFIGLASAAWLMRDGHRVTMFDPSGVAQGASFGNAGTFAPYACIPVNNPSVFRDLPRFLLSASSPFRLRWSYLPQIAPWLVRFLMSSMPRRYEASAGALAALLAHAQEGYAPLLAGASLAEFVRPRECLYLYSSAASFDASRPTLDLRQQLGVAFDVLAAADIRQLEPSLAPIFERGVLFKDSWHFSDPPGFLQTLFEQLRGCGLTFERSAVNAVQPAADGATLSVEGDAPRRFDYAVIATGARSAKFARQCGDVVPLDTERGYHVRYPGTAQLISRPVGWAERGFYMTPMSDGIRVAGTVELGGFSDTRNRSLLDLLTFSSKRALPALAQPDSSWLGFRPTLPDGVPVLGRARASERVIYAFGHQHLGLTLAGISGRIVADLVARRNPPLDLAPYAATRFHRARQAH; encoded by the coding sequence ATGGCGGAAGTTGCCATCGTAGGCGCCGGGTTTATCGGGCTCGCGAGCGCTGCCTGGCTCATGCGTGACGGACACCGCGTGACGATGTTCGATCCATCGGGCGTCGCACAGGGCGCGTCATTCGGCAACGCCGGGACGTTCGCGCCTTATGCGTGCATCCCGGTGAACAACCCGTCCGTATTTCGTGATCTGCCGCGCTTTCTGCTGTCGGCCTCGAGTCCGTTCCGGCTGCGCTGGAGCTATCTGCCGCAGATTGCGCCGTGGCTCGTGCGTTTTCTGATGAGTTCGATGCCGCGCCGCTACGAGGCGAGCGCCGGCGCGCTTGCCGCCTTGCTCGCGCATGCGCAGGAGGGTTACGCACCGCTCCTCGCCGGAGCGTCACTCGCGGAGTTCGTGCGGCCGCGCGAGTGCCTGTACCTGTACTCCAGTGCGGCATCGTTTGACGCATCACGGCCGACCCTCGACCTGCGCCAACAACTGGGTGTCGCATTCGACGTGCTGGCCGCCGCGGACATCCGGCAACTCGAACCATCGCTTGCGCCGATCTTCGAGCGCGGCGTGCTTTTCAAGGACAGCTGGCATTTCTCGGATCCGCCGGGTTTTTTGCAGACGCTATTCGAACAGCTGAGGGGGTGCGGACTCACGTTCGAGCGTTCGGCGGTGAATGCCGTGCAACCTGCCGCAGACGGTGCGACGCTGAGCGTCGAAGGCGACGCGCCACGTCGCTTCGATTACGCGGTGATCGCCACGGGCGCGCGTTCCGCGAAATTTGCGCGGCAATGCGGCGACGTCGTGCCGCTCGATACCGAACGCGGCTATCACGTGCGCTATCCGGGCACGGCTCAGCTGATCTCGCGACCTGTCGGCTGGGCGGAACGAGGCTTCTATATGACGCCGATGAGCGACGGCATCCGCGTCGCGGGGACGGTCGAGCTGGGTGGTTTCAGCGATACCCGCAACCGCTCGCTGCTCGATCTGCTGACGTTTTCGTCGAAGCGCGCCTTGCCCGCGCTGGCGCAGCCCGACAGCAGCTGGCTCGGCTTTCGCCCGACGCTGCCTGACGGTGTGCCGGTGCTCGGGCGCGCCCGGGCGAGCGAGCGTGTGATCTACGCCTTCGGTCACCAGCATCTGGGTTTGACGCTCGCGGGTATCAGCGGGCGCATCGTCGCCGACCTGGTGGCGCGGCGCAATCCACCGCTCGACCTCGCCCCGTATGCGGCGACGCGTTTCCACCGTGCGAGGCAGGCGCATTAG
- a CDS encoding LysR substrate-binding domain-containing protein, translating to MPALNALKAFEVAGRTGSFTRAAELLNVTQSAVSRQVRQLEEQLGEPLLQRRHHHLELSAAGRVLLQALQHSFDRIELTVRSIQEKTHLNRLRINAPPTFASRWLMPRLGRLRDEHPELELSLSTRVEDSLAESSVLDCTIRFGNGEWEGLDSRLLMNERHVAVCSPALLARQAGQQAIDVNQFTLLHVLASDDQRFQTWQHWLKAAGIEGVDTAGGYEFDLLDLAIRAAIDGLGITIADRHMIARELATGQLTQVLNVHVDGHQSYWLVTRPEQGDLPHLASFRDWLLQEVWLAERSFEPSASSPAPLIRGR from the coding sequence ATGCCCGCGCTGAACGCGCTCAAAGCCTTCGAAGTGGCCGGTCGCACGGGCAGTTTCACCCGCGCGGCCGAACTGCTGAACGTCACGCAGAGCGCGGTCAGCCGGCAGGTGCGCCAGCTGGAGGAGCAACTCGGTGAGCCGTTGCTGCAGCGCCGCCACCATCACCTCGAACTGTCCGCGGCCGGGCGCGTGCTGCTGCAGGCGTTGCAGCATTCATTCGACCGGATCGAACTGACGGTGCGCAGCATTCAGGAGAAGACGCACCTCAACCGCCTGCGGATCAACGCGCCACCTACCTTCGCCAGCCGCTGGCTGATGCCTCGCCTTGGCCGTCTGCGCGACGAGCATCCCGAACTCGAACTGAGCCTGTCGACGCGCGTCGAGGACAGCCTCGCGGAGTCGAGTGTGCTCGATTGCACGATCCGCTTTGGCAATGGCGAATGGGAAGGGCTCGACAGCCGCCTCCTGATGAACGAACGGCACGTGGCCGTGTGCTCCCCGGCGCTGCTCGCGCGGCAGGCGGGCCAGCAGGCAATCGACGTCAACCAGTTCACGCTGCTGCATGTGCTCGCCAGCGACGATCAGCGCTTTCAGACGTGGCAGCACTGGCTGAAAGCGGCGGGAATCGAGGGCGTCGATACCGCCGGAGGCTACGAATTCGACTTGCTGGATCTCGCGATCCGCGCGGCCATCGACGGCCTCGGTATTACGATCGCCGATCGTCATATGATTGCGCGTGAACTCGCTACCGGGCAGCTCACGCAGGTGCTGAACGTGCACGTGGATGGGCATCAGTCTTACTGGCTCGTAACGCGGCCGGAGCAGGGCGACCTGCCGCATCTTGCGTCGTTTCGCGACTGGCTCCTGCAGGAAGTGTGGCTCGCGGAGCGCAGCTTCGAGCCCTCGGCGTCGTCACCGGCGCCGCTGATCCGCGGGCGTTGA
- the ppk2 gene encoding polyphosphate kinase 2, whose product MKENDMAHDAASFAERQRRFEEDLIDAYDEELEMEVDDRILDGADGLTVEAREARKHYFRELFRLQGELVKLQDWIVHTGHRLVVIFEGRDAAGKGGAIKRITQRLNPRVCRVAALPAPNNRERTQWYFQRYTQHLPAGGEMVLFDRSWYNRAGVERVMNFCTDAEYEEFFRSVPEFEKMLVRSGIQIVKYWFSITDEEQEIRFQNRILDPLKQWKLSPMDLESRRRWEEYTRAKEVMLQRSHIPEAPWWVVQAVDKKRARLNCIHHLLSQVPYHEIEHPLVMLPDRVYNSEYFRQPVSQSMIVPEVY is encoded by the coding sequence ATGAAAGAAAATGACATGGCTCACGACGCGGCTTCGTTCGCCGAACGCCAGCGCCGCTTCGAAGAAGATCTCATCGATGCGTACGATGAGGAACTCGAGATGGAAGTAGACGACCGCATCCTTGACGGTGCGGACGGCCTTACCGTCGAGGCGCGCGAAGCGCGCAAGCACTACTTCCGCGAACTGTTCCGCCTGCAGGGTGAACTGGTCAAGCTGCAGGACTGGATCGTGCACACGGGCCACCGGCTGGTCGTGATCTTCGAAGGCCGCGACGCGGCCGGCAAGGGTGGCGCGATCAAGCGCATCACGCAGCGTCTGAATCCCCGTGTGTGCCGTGTTGCGGCGCTGCCTGCGCCGAACAACCGCGAGCGCACGCAGTGGTATTTCCAGCGCTACACGCAGCATTTGCCGGCGGGGGGCGAAATGGTGCTGTTCGACCGCAGCTGGTACAACCGCGCGGGCGTCGAGCGCGTGATGAATTTCTGTACCGACGCCGAATATGAAGAGTTCTTCCGCTCGGTGCCGGAGTTCGAAAAGATGCTGGTGCGCAGCGGCATCCAGATCGTCAAGTACTGGTTTTCGATCACGGACGAGGAGCAGGAAATCCGCTTCCAGAATCGTATTCTCGACCCGCTGAAGCAGTGGAAACTGAGCCCGATGGATCTGGAAAGCCGGCGTCGCTGGGAGGAGTACACACGCGCGAAGGAAGTGATGCTGCAGCGCTCGCATATTCCCGAAGCGCCGTGGTGGGTCGTGCAGGCCGTCGACAAGAAGCGCGCACGCCTGAACTGCATTCACCATCTGCTGAGCCAGGTGCCGTATCACGAGATCGAGCATCCGCTCGTCATGTTGCCGGATCGCGTGTACAACTCGGAGTACTTCCGTCAGCCCGTGTCGCAGTCGATGATCGTGCCGGAAGTGTACTGA
- a CDS encoding trypsin-like peptidase domain-containing protein yields the protein MGSRPRFIDDLSRGAPHAAAPNPHEDDALLDAYSRTVISALERVQQAVAFISVERRMPGDTSGRGTRGGTGSGFLFTPDGYLLTNSHVVHGATHIRVTLADGATFDADLVGDDPGSDLAVLRIGSAEPLPHVELGESGKLHVGQIAIAVGNPLGLAQTVTTGVVSALGRSLRSNSGRMIYDVIQTDAALNPGNSGGPLINSTGQVIGVNTAIIPGAQAICFATAIDTAKWVIMQIFAYGRVRRAYIGVAGTTAPVSRRMQRYFGLTAVSGVRVVEVGKGSPAALGGLRTDDIVVAIDAIAVDSVDGLQRTLDASRIDRAVSVTVLRGAQKLDLTLTPIEQAS from the coding sequence ATGGGAAGCCGTCCCCGTTTCATCGACGATCTGTCGCGGGGTGCGCCGCACGCGGCCGCACCTAATCCTCACGAAGACGACGCATTGCTCGACGCCTACTCGCGCACGGTGATAAGCGCGCTCGAGCGCGTGCAGCAGGCCGTCGCGTTCATCTCTGTCGAACGGCGGATGCCGGGCGACACCAGCGGCCGCGGCACGCGCGGCGGCACCGGCTCGGGCTTTCTGTTCACGCCCGACGGCTATCTGCTGACCAATAGCCATGTCGTGCATGGCGCTACGCACATTCGCGTCACGCTTGCCGACGGAGCGACCTTCGACGCCGATCTGGTCGGCGACGATCCCGGAAGCGACCTCGCCGTGCTGCGGATCGGTTCGGCCGAGCCGTTGCCGCACGTCGAACTGGGCGAATCCGGCAAGCTGCACGTCGGGCAGATCGCGATTGCCGTGGGTAATCCGCTCGGTCTGGCGCAGACCGTGACGACAGGCGTGGTGTCGGCGCTCGGACGTTCGCTGCGTTCGAACTCGGGACGCATGATCTACGACGTCATCCAGACCGACGCCGCGTTGAATCCAGGCAACTCCGGAGGCCCGCTGATCAACTCGACAGGCCAGGTGATCGGTGTGAATACTGCAATTATTCCAGGCGCCCAGGCGATCTGCTTCGCGACCGCGATCGACACCGCCAAGTGGGTCATCATGCAGATCTTCGCCTATGGGCGCGTTCGGCGAGCCTATATCGGCGTCGCCGGCACCACGGCGCCGGTTTCGCGACGCATGCAGCGGTATTTCGGCCTGACGGCTGTCAGCGGCGTGCGTGTGGTCGAAGTGGGCAAAGGGAGTCCAGCGGCGCTCGGCGGGTTGCGGACCGACGATATTGTTGTGGCTATCGATGCGATTGCCGTCGATAGTGTCGATGGTTTGCAACGGACGCTGGATGCTTCGCGGATCGACCGCGCTGTCAGCGTGACGGTTCTGCGTGGCGCACAGAAACTTGACCTGACGTTGACACCGATTGAGCAGGCCAGTTAG
- a CDS encoding PLP-dependent aminotransferase family protein: MASGKEESRAANGGDRTNGAPAQTKRATYVEVSSSIEDEIRSGVYPPGSRLPPQRQLATELGINVSTVSRAYKELQLRGLVIGSKRRGSLVTGGAMPSVEPARVSNGGAIDLTVNRPATGEFLTCLARTLADLPRDPRYPSLQEYQPPQGPLWARAAGAKWMTAPGFAPSPDHVVVTSGAQHGLYAVLNSLIGTDGIILADQLTYYGLKALAPVFQFEIVGVPSDSDGLLPDEVDRICRRTQVKAIFTVPNLQNPTVTTMSLGRRMALVDVARRHNVVIIEDDVYGPLVSQRLPTLASLCPELTFHIAATSKILAPGLRLGYLLSPPESSALCAEAVRTTAWMPAPMSMLIATIWIEDGTARHIMDAQLAEIRARRDLARELLPQEYLESDAACMFVWLKLPPPWRADDFAANAKARGVIVMPSSAFAVDRSEIEHGVRINLACASSRDQLVSALRLLAGTLKDRPRALFGTI; the protein is encoded by the coding sequence ATGGCTTCCGGCAAAGAGGAATCGCGCGCCGCGAACGGCGGAGACAGGACAAACGGCGCGCCAGCTCAGACAAAGCGTGCGACCTATGTCGAGGTGTCGAGCTCGATCGAAGACGAAATCCGCAGCGGCGTCTATCCGCCGGGCAGCCGGCTGCCGCCTCAGCGCCAGCTCGCGACAGAGCTGGGCATCAATGTGTCGACCGTGTCGCGCGCCTACAAGGAGTTGCAGCTTCGCGGGCTCGTGATCGGCAGCAAGCGGCGCGGCTCGCTCGTGACGGGCGGCGCGATGCCGAGCGTCGAACCTGCGCGCGTCTCGAACGGCGGAGCGATCGATTTGACCGTCAACCGGCCCGCCACCGGCGAATTCCTGACCTGCCTCGCGCGCACGCTGGCCGACTTGCCGCGCGACCCCCGCTATCCATCATTGCAGGAATATCAGCCCCCGCAAGGGCCGCTGTGGGCGCGCGCCGCGGGTGCGAAATGGATGACCGCGCCTGGCTTCGCGCCATCGCCGGATCATGTGGTGGTGACAAGCGGCGCGCAGCATGGCCTCTACGCAGTGCTGAACAGCCTGATCGGCACGGACGGCATCATCCTCGCCGACCAGCTGACCTATTACGGCCTGAAGGCGCTCGCGCCGGTCTTCCAGTTCGAGATCGTCGGCGTGCCGAGCGACAGCGACGGCCTTCTGCCCGACGAAGTGGACCGCATCTGCCGCCGCACCCAGGTGAAGGCGATCTTCACGGTGCCGAACCTGCAGAATCCGACCGTCACGACGATGAGCCTCGGACGCCGGATGGCGCTCGTCGACGTCGCGCGCCGCCACAACGTGGTGATCATCGAAGACGACGTGTACGGCCCGCTCGTCTCCCAGCGGCTGCCCACTCTCGCGAGCCTGTGCCCCGAACTGACGTTCCACATCGCCGCGACTTCGAAGATCCTGGCCCCGGGTCTTCGGCTCGGTTATCTGCTGAGCCCGCCGGAAAGCTCGGCGTTGTGCGCGGAAGCCGTGCGGACGACCGCCTGGATGCCGGCGCCGATGTCGATGCTGATCGCAACGATCTGGATCGAGGACGGCACTGCGCGCCACATCATGGACGCGCAGCTCGCGGAAATCCGCGCGCGCCGGGATCTGGCTCGCGAACTGCTGCCACAGGAATACCTCGAGTCCGACGCGGCCTGCATGTTCGTCTGGCTCAAATTGCCGCCACCCTGGCGCGCCGACGATTTCGCCGCCAACGCCAAGGCACGCGGTGTGATCGTCATGCCATCGTCGGCTTTCGCAGTCGACCGCTCGGAAATCGAACATGGCGTGCGGATCAATCTGGCATGCGCATCGAGCCGCGACCAGCTCGTCAGCGCGTTGCGCCTGCTGGCCGGCACGCTGAAGGACCGGCCGCGCGCGCTATTTGGCACTATTTGA